A genome region from Tolypothrix sp. PCC 7712 includes the following:
- a CDS encoding GAF domain-containing protein, giving the protein MVFTKKTGEVQQTFDPESLLHRMTNQIRRSLELPEILTATVSEVRSFLSTDRVMVYRFDADESGEVIAEAIHEQRLPSLLGLHFPANDIPRYAREMFIAVRQRAIVDVSTGQIGLSPLYLSTSDPYQQTEDIYYRQVDPCHIQYLTAMGVQASLVVPILHRNLTEKSAKPELWGLLVSHHSQPRTISEWELKVIQQVSDQVEIAIAQSNLLSEARFQRQQEGIINQISILLHQLPTIQLQQALKATINAFGGIGGRIYIEQSGELYTWGDQPKLPYELENNVIEQHPVWQNWIVQSKPSQVWAISDLYKEPHFRVLALAFKATPIRGLLVIPLHYRQNLIGVLTIFRREFDTEILWAGRCEQNQRQQLPQLSFEVWREERKGQAPEWKPGDIFLGQALSSHFSMAIHQQQMYQEVQGLNSNLEQRVKEQTAEIEKSLHFTKIIKQITEQIRSSLDLNITLQTIVREVRSLLNSDRALIYKIFSESDGYVIVEEIHGKYPSALGTTAPQQCFPDEYARLYNQGRVRAINDVSTASLSDCHREFLENLQVQANLIIPIKMGTQLWGLLIAHQCNAPRNWQDAEIQLILQLADQAAIAIQQAQLYEQSHAAENQAKAKAEQLERTLQQLQHTQTQLIQTEKMSSLGQLVAGVAHEINNPVNFIYGNLTYANDYTQQLLQLLYLYQSHYPEPDSEILLAEKTIDVGFVAEDLPKIISSMQVGAERIYSIVLSLRNFSRLDEAEFKPVDLHEGIDNTLLILQHRLKSNINFPGVKLIKDYGDLPLVKCYAGQMNQVFMNLFTNAIDALETQIKHDQSLIPSICISTRVSADQSFILIRIADNGTGMTEEVKKRIFDPFFTTKPVGKGTGLGLAISYQIIVEKHGGIIECVSEAGKGTELWIELPLNPLCKVNHHSAHSIKLNSERWQIKPIFYNLNNS; this is encoded by the coding sequence ATGGTATTTACTAAAAAAACTGGTGAGGTGCAGCAAACTTTTGATCCAGAAAGTTTACTACACCGAATGACTAATCAGATTAGGCGATCGCTTGAACTTCCAGAAATATTAACAGCTACCGTTTCCGAGGTACGGTCATTTTTAAGTACAGACCGGGTGATGGTCTATCGCTTTGATGCGGATGAGAGTGGCGAAGTGATTGCTGAAGCGATCCACGAACAGCGTTTACCATCTCTGCTGGGCTTACACTTCCCTGCCAATGATATCCCACGGTACGCCAGAGAGATGTTTATAGCCGTGCGGCAACGGGCTATTGTGGATGTGTCTACAGGACAAATCGGCTTATCGCCCTTATATTTATCAACCAGCGACCCATACCAACAAACAGAGGATATCTACTATCGACAGGTAGACCCATGCCATATTCAGTACTTAACTGCTATGGGCGTACAAGCTTCGCTGGTAGTGCCAATATTACATCGCAATCTTACAGAGAAATCAGCAAAGCCAGAACTATGGGGATTGTTGGTATCGCACCACAGCCAACCCCGAACTATTTCCGAGTGGGAACTGAAAGTCATACAACAGGTTAGCGATCAAGTAGAAATTGCGATCGCTCAAAGCAATCTACTTAGCGAAGCCCGTTTTCAGCGACAACAAGAAGGGATTATTAACCAAATCAGTATCCTCTTGCATCAACTACCAACAATTCAATTGCAACAGGCTCTCAAGGCAACTATTAATGCTTTTGGTGGTATCGGTGGTAGGATTTACATCGAACAGAGTGGAGAACTGTACACCTGGGGCGATCAACCGAAATTACCTTACGAGTTAGAAAATAATGTCATTGAGCAGCATCCTGTATGGCAAAACTGGATAGTTCAATCCAAACCTAGCCAAGTTTGGGCAATTTCCGACCTTTATAAAGAACCCCATTTCCGGGTTTTAGCCTTAGCCTTTAAAGCAACTCCAATTCGGGGATTATTGGTAATTCCTCTACATTACCGCCAAAATCTTATTGGTGTTTTAACCATTTTTCGCCGAGAATTTGATACCGAAATCTTGTGGGCGGGACGCTGCGAGCAAAATCAGCGACAACAACTACCCCAACTGTCCTTTGAGGTTTGGCGAGAAGAAAGGAAAGGACAAGCGCCAGAATGGAAACCAGGAGATATCTTTCTGGGACAAGCCTTGTCTTCTCACTTCTCGATGGCTATTCACCAGCAGCAAATGTATCAAGAAGTGCAAGGCCTCAATAGTAACTTAGAACAAAGGGTAAAAGAACAAACTGCTGAAATTGAGAAATCTCTGCATTTTACCAAAATCATTAAGCAAATCACCGAGCAAATACGCAGTTCATTAGATTTAAATATTACCCTCCAAACCATAGTCAGGGAAGTGCGATCGCTGCTCAATTCTGATCGGGCGTTAATTTACAAAATCTTCAGTGAGTCTGATGGTTATGTGATTGTAGAAGAGATTCATGGTAAATATCCATCAGCTTTGGGAACCACAGCCCCTCAACAATGTTTTCCTGATGAGTATGCTCGTCTTTACAATCAAGGAAGAGTACGGGCTATTAATGATGTTTCCACTGCTAGTTTGAGTGATTGTCATCGGGAGTTCTTGGAAAATCTGCAAGTACAAGCCAACTTAATTATTCCCATCAAAATGGGTACGCAACTATGGGGTTTACTCATTGCTCATCAATGTAATGCACCCCGAAATTGGCAAGATGCAGAAATTCAGTTAATCCTACAACTAGCAGATCAGGCTGCGATCGCAATTCAGCAAGCACAACTCTATGAACAAAGCCATGCTGCTGAAAACCAGGCTAAAGCTAAAGCAGAACAGTTAGAGCGGACTCTACAACAACTGCAACATACACAAACACAATTGATTCAAACCGAAAAAATGTCCAGTTTGGGACAGTTAGTTGCAGGGGTAGCACATGAAATTAACAACCCTGTTAACTTTATTTACGGTAACCTCACTTACGCCAATGACTACACCCAACAATTACTGCAGCTTTTATACCTCTATCAATCACATTATCCTGAGCCAGATAGTGAAATTCTGTTAGCAGAAAAAACCATTGATGTCGGGTTTGTGGCAGAGGATTTGCCCAAAATTATCTCCTCTATGCAAGTAGGAGCTGAGAGAATCTACTCTATAGTGCTGTCTTTACGCAATTTTTCTCGTCTGGATGAGGCGGAATTTAAGCCTGTTGATTTACACGAAGGAATTGATAACACTTTATTAATTTTGCAACATCGGCTCAAGTCCAATATCAATTTCCCAGGGGTAAAGCTGATAAAAGACTATGGCGATTTACCATTAGTGAAATGTTATGCCGGACAAATGAATCAAGTATTCATGAATTTGTTCACTAATGCTATTGATGCTTTAGAAACACAAATTAAACACGATCAGTCTCTCATACCGTCAATTTGTATTTCCACGAGAGTTTCCGCAGATCAATCCTTTATCCTGATTCGGATTGCCGATAATGGTACAGGCATGACAGAAGAAGTTAAAAAGCGGATTTTTGACCCATTTTTCACAACTAAGCCTGTAGGCAAAGGTACAGGTTTAGGACTCGCTATCAGTTACCAAATTATTGTAGAAAAACATGGTGGCATTATAGAGTGTGTGTCAGAAGCAGGTAAAGGTACAGAGTTGTGGATTGAGTTACCTCTTAATCCCCTATGCAAAGTCAATCACCATTCTGCCCATTCGATAAAACTCAACTCGGAAAGATGGCAAATTAAACCTATTTTTTATAACTTAAACAATTCATGA
- a CDS encoding orange carotenoid protein N-terminal domain-containing protein, translating to MTYTVDESTRPALERFQRFDVDTQLALLWYGYLDLKPQLNPAPPNSVDTPARAVFDHIQDLSQQEQLQAQRDLIKGGSGEINRGYNALSPNAKLEVWLLLAQGMENGTIIPMPSDYQLPNGTEEFTAQVKKLEFDQRLNFMLTAVQAMG from the coding sequence ATGACCTACACAGTTGACGAAAGCACAAGACCAGCTTTAGAAAGATTTCAACGCTTTGATGTAGATACTCAACTCGCTTTACTTTGGTACGGTTACCTAGATTTGAAACCACAGCTCAACCCAGCGCCTCCTAACAGCGTTGATACTCCAGCGAGAGCTGTGTTCGATCACATTCAAGACTTGTCTCAACAAGAGCAATTGCAAGCACAACGCGACCTCATTAAGGGTGGTAGTGGTGAAATTAACCGTGGTTACAACGCGCTCAGTCCTAATGCCAAACTAGAGGTTTGGTTGCTGTTAGCACAAGGAATGGAAAATGGAACCATCATCCCAATGCCTTCTGATTATCAGCTTCCTAATGGCACAGAGGAATTTACAGCACAAGTTAAAAAGCTAGAGTTTGATCAAAGATTGAATTTTATGCTTACTGCTGTGCAAGCAATGGGTTAA
- a CDS encoding ABC transporter ATP-binding protein, whose amino-acid sequence MTNIKSPIIRLENIFKVYGSGETEVKALNNVNLAIDEGEYCSIMGPSGSGKSTAMNIIGCLDRPTSGSYYLDNVDVAQMNDKALAHIRNIKLGFVFQQFHLLTQLTALENVMLPMAYAGINAQERRDRATEALIKVGLEKRLNNKPTQLSGGQQQRVAIARAIVNRPVVLLADEPTGALDSRTTQEVLDIFSELNASGITVVMVTHEPEVARQTARIVWFRDGEVIHSHLTPADLNQMAMS is encoded by the coding sequence ATGACAAATATCAAATCCCCAATTATTAGATTAGAAAATATCTTTAAAGTTTACGGTAGCGGCGAAACGGAAGTCAAAGCACTTAATAATGTGAATTTGGCTATCGATGAAGGTGAATATTGTTCAATTATGGGGCCTTCTGGTTCTGGTAAATCTACAGCTATGAATATCATCGGCTGTCTGGATCGCCCTACTTCTGGGAGTTACTATTTAGATAATGTTGATGTGGCGCAAATGAATGATAAAGCATTGGCGCATATTCGCAATATTAAACTAGGGTTTGTCTTCCAACAATTCCATTTATTAACCCAATTGACAGCCTTAGAAAATGTGATGTTACCAATGGCTTATGCAGGAATCAATGCTCAAGAAAGACGCGATCGCGCTACGGAAGCTTTGATTAAAGTCGGCTTAGAAAAGCGTCTGAATAACAAGCCCACGCAACTATCAGGCGGACAACAACAAAGAGTAGCGATCGCGCGTGCTATTGTCAATCGTCCTGTAGTTCTGTTAGCGGATGAACCCACTGGCGCACTCGATTCTCGCACTACTCAAGAAGTCTTGGATATCTTTAGCGAGTTAAACGCCAGTGGGATTACAGTTGTCATGGTTACCCATGAACCAGAGGTAGCGCGTCAAACTGCGCGCATAGTTTGGTTCCGCGATGGTGAAGTTATTCACTCTCACCTCACCCCAGCGGATTTAAACCAGATGGCGATGTCTTAG
- a CDS encoding orange carotenoid protein N-terminal domain-containing protein translates to MTASQNQSVPQALTNETQKVVEAFNKLDTDAKLAWFYFVYEKMGDSITPAAPAAAEPNLAPILLGDYLDLSDEKQLAIMRQIVNCEDSDYSRAYGALKENNQLLVWYAWAVAMGDKVVDLPDNYETTDTMDNLLSQLEGLEFEQQMSVMRTIVGNMGYSDVQPVETQAQTGKTPSL, encoded by the coding sequence ATGACTGCTAGCCAAAATCAAAGCGTTCCACAAGCTTTAACTAATGAAACTCAAAAAGTTGTAGAAGCGTTTAATAAATTAGATACCGATGCTAAATTAGCATGGTTTTATTTTGTTTATGAAAAGATGGGAGATTCAATTACCCCAGCCGCACCTGCTGCTGCAGAACCCAACTTAGCACCAATTTTACTAGGAGATTATTTAGATTTATCGGATGAAAAACAATTGGCAATTATGCGCCAAATTGTTAATTGCGAAGATAGCGATTATTCTCGTGCTTATGGTGCTTTAAAAGAAAATAATCAGCTATTAGTTTGGTATGCTTGGGCGGTAGCAATGGGAGATAAAGTAGTTGATCTACCCGATAATTACGAAACTACAGATACAATGGACAATTTACTTTCTCAACTCGAAGGATTAGAGTTTGAGCAACAAATGTCTGTAATGCGAACCATTGTAGGAAACATGGGCTACAGTGATGTCCAACCTGTAGAAACCCAAGCACAAACTGGTAAAACCCCAAGTTTGTAA
- a CDS encoding HAD-IA family hydrolase has product MTQTVIIFDFDGTIADTVDALVSIANRLAVEFGYVPITQQELALLKNLTSREIIKYSGISVFKIPFLVKKVKGELKDKIHEFQPIPGIKEALIKLKAEGYSLGIITSNSKDNVNEFLKINELDTLFDFIYSGVTIFGKKTIINNVLKQRQLKPQQVIYVGDETRDIEASKKANIQVIAVTWGFNSPEILAKQKPDFLIHHPSELLTVVNRKNS; this is encoded by the coding sequence ATGACTCAGACAGTGATTATTTTTGATTTTGATGGCACGATTGCAGATACAGTAGACGCTCTTGTCAGCATTGCTAATCGTTTGGCTGTAGAATTTGGCTATGTCCCAATTACCCAGCAGGAGCTAGCACTCCTGAAAAACTTAACATCAAGGGAAATTATTAAATACTCAGGTATCTCTGTATTTAAAATCCCTTTTTTAGTAAAGAAAGTTAAAGGAGAGTTAAAAGACAAGATTCACGAATTTCAACCAATTCCCGGAATTAAAGAAGCCTTAATCAAACTCAAGGCTGAAGGTTATAGTTTGGGAATTATTACTTCTAACTCTAAAGATAATGTCAACGAATTTCTCAAAATTAATGAGCTAGATACTTTATTCGATTTTATCTACTCAGGAGTCACAATTTTTGGCAAAAAGACTATCATCAATAATGTCTTAAAGCAAAGGCAGCTAAAACCGCAACAAGTAATTTATGTTGGTGACGAAACAAGAGATATAGAAGCTTCAAAGAAAGCCAATATTCAAGTAATTGCCGTAACTTGGGGCTTTAATTCCCCAGAAATTTTAGCCAAACAAAAACCAGATTTTTTAATTCACCATCCAAGTGAATTGTTGACGGTAGTAAATAGGAAAAATTCGTAA
- the queG gene encoding tRNA epoxyqueuosine(34) reductase QueG — protein sequence MNSSGITTTDVVKKKAQELGFHKVGIAAVDGVDETAAQRLQAWLALGYNADMAWMANPKRQDIRLIMPEARSLICVALNYYTPHQRPTGEEYGKISRYGWGRDYHKVMHKRLKALNNWVQSLSENVQARYYADTGPVPDKLWAQKSGIGWIAKNGNVITREYGSWVFLGEIITNLELECDRPATEHCGTCTRCLEACPTGAITQPYVVDANRCIAYHTIENRAEQLPPNVKPHLQGWVAGCDICQDVCPWNQRFAKSTDVEEFNPYPGNLAPKLLELAEISEEEWEQQFTASALRRIKPEMLRRNARANLDASRQQNDSDSDYF from the coding sequence ATGAATAGCTCAGGCATAACCACGACTGATGTGGTAAAGAAAAAAGCGCAGGAGTTGGGATTTCACAAAGTAGGAATTGCGGCTGTGGATGGGGTAGATGAAACAGCAGCACAGCGCTTGCAAGCATGGCTAGCACTGGGTTACAACGCTGATATGGCATGGATGGCTAACCCCAAGCGTCAGGATATCCGCTTAATCATGCCAGAAGCGCGATCGCTGATTTGTGTGGCACTCAATTACTACACACCCCATCAACGTCCTACAGGTGAGGAATATGGCAAGATTTCTCGTTATGGTTGGGGACGAGATTATCACAAAGTCATGCATAAGAGACTTAAAGCACTAAACAATTGGGTACAATCACTGAGTGAAAATGTCCAAGCGCGTTATTATGCAGATACAGGCCCCGTACCAGATAAATTATGGGCGCAAAAATCTGGTATTGGCTGGATTGCCAAAAACGGCAATGTAATTACCAGGGAATATGGTTCTTGGGTCTTTTTAGGAGAGATTATTACCAATCTGGAACTAGAGTGCGATCGCCCAGCTACAGAACATTGCGGCACCTGTACGCGCTGTTTAGAAGCTTGCCCTACTGGTGCAATTACTCAACCCTATGTAGTAGATGCTAATCGCTGCATTGCGTATCATACAATTGAAAATCGGGCAGAACAATTACCCCCAAACGTTAAACCCCACTTACAAGGCTGGGTTGCAGGGTGTGATATCTGCCAAGATGTATGTCCGTGGAATCAACGTTTTGCAAAAAGCACAGATGTGGAAGAATTTAATCCTTATCCTGGGAATCTGGCACCGAAGCTGCTAGAATTAGCAGAAATCTCAGAAGAGGAGTGGGAGCAACAATTTACAGCTTCAGCCTTACGACGGATTAAACCAGAAATGTTGAGACGTAATGCCCGTGCTAATCTAGACGCATCAAGGCAACAGAATGACTCAGACAGTGATTATTTTTGA
- a CDS encoding nuclear transport factor 2 family protein: MTTAEFNKKTDTRELSIEGITEPTILRYFEALNAGDFAATAALFAEDGMMYPPFESGFVGTDAIATYLKQEAQGIKAEPHQGIIESLPNEQIQVQVAGKAFTSWCGVNVTWLFILNQQRQIVEAKIKLLASPQELLAMRRD; the protein is encoded by the coding sequence ATGACTACTGCTGAATTTAACAAAAAAACAGACACCAGAGAATTATCAATTGAGGGAATTACAGAACCGACTATTCTACGTTACTTTGAAGCTTTGAATGCTGGAGATTTTGCGGCAACTGCTGCCTTATTTGCTGAGGATGGTATGATGTATCCACCCTTTGAATCTGGTTTTGTAGGGACAGATGCGATCGCAACTTATCTAAAACAAGAAGCTCAAGGTATTAAAGCCGAACCGCACCAAGGAATTATTGAGAGTTTGCCAAACGAGCAAATTCAAGTCCAAGTAGCAGGAAAAGCCTTCACATCCTGGTGTGGTGTTAACGTTACTTGGTTATTTATTCTCAATCAACAACGCCAAATTGTCGAAGCCAAAATTAAACTCTTAGCTTCTCCCCAAGAATTACTCGCTATGCGTCGTGATTAA
- a CDS encoding RNA recognition motif domain-containing protein: MSVYIGNLSHEIEDEDIRQVFLKYGSVKRILVSTKQKSGEKRGFAIVQMEKDTDEVAAINGLQGTEWMGYSLKVNRAKTIADAA, encoded by the coding sequence ATGTCAGTTTATATTGGTAATCTATCCCATGAAATTGAAGATGAGGATATCAGACAAGTCTTTTTAAAGTATGGGTCTGTGAAAAGGATACTAGTATCTACCAAGCAAAAATCAGGCGAAAAGCGAGGTTTTGCCATTGTTCAAATGGAAAAAGACACCGACGAAGTAGCAGCGATTAATGGATTACAAGGTACTGAATGGATGGGTTATAGCCTGAAAGTGAATAGAGCTAAAACCATCGCAGATGCAGCTTAA
- a CDS encoding RNA recognition motif domain-containing protein — protein sequence MSVYVGNLSYEVTEATLNAVFAEYGSVKRVQLPTDRETGRLRGFGFVEMGTDAEENAAIEALDGAEWMGRDLKVNKAKPREERGGSFGGGGGNRGNYGGRNRY from the coding sequence ATGTCAGTTTATGTAGGCAATCTTTCTTACGAAGTTACTGAAGCCACTCTGAATGCAGTCTTTGCAGAATATGGTTCTGTGAAGCGCGTTCAGCTACCTACAGATAGAGAAACAGGCCGTTTGCGCGGCTTTGGCTTTGTTGAAATGGGTACAGATGCAGAAGAAAATGCTGCTATTGAAGCTCTTGATGGCGCTGAGTGGATGGGAAGAGACTTAAAAGTAAATAAGGCTAAACCCAGAGAAGAAAGAGGCGGCTCATTTGGTGGTGGCGGTGGTAACCGTGGTAATTACGGTGGACGCAACCGTTACTAA
- the trxA gene encoding thioredoxin, with translation MSTDTDLVAYIQESEFETLLSEKNILVVDFTATWCGPCRLVAPLMEQLAQEYKDSAKVVKVDVDNNKPMLKKFGLRSIPAVLIFKNGELAETIVGVSPYEKFSSAVSQLL, from the coding sequence ATGTCTACAGATACTGATTTAGTTGCTTATATCCAAGAAAGTGAATTTGAAACTCTTTTAAGTGAAAAAAACATTCTTGTAGTTGACTTCACTGCTACTTGGTGTGGCCCTTGTCGCCTAGTTGCTCCATTAATGGAGCAACTTGCACAAGAGTACAAAGATAGTGCAAAGGTCGTCAAGGTAGATGTGGATAACAACAAACCAATGTTAAAAAAATTTGGTCTTCGCAGTATTCCAGCAGTTTTAATTTTCAAAAATGGTGAGTTAGCAGAAACTATTGTTGGAGTTTCTCCTTACGAGAAATTTAGCAGTGCTGTCTCTCAGCTTCTCTAG